In one window of Photorhabdus laumondii subsp. laumondii DNA:
- a CDS encoding type III secretion system chaperone, with protein sequence MSKLEKLCADFADQTNIMLNLSTGAVQLNIGDYGPWWLEVDSTGSMLTFHHTVASFINSDAEFWLSLNSNINILGGAWLALHQPTQTIRLCLLQDIERIDATDLDNILGNLQKIRAELPFPETKPTTSASSHNILV encoded by the coding sequence ATGTCCAAATTAGAAAAATTATGCGCAGATTTTGCCGATCAAACCAACATTATGTTGAATCTTTCTACCGGCGCAGTGCAATTGAACATTGGTGATTATGGTCCCTGGTGGTTAGAAGTAGATTCAACGGGATCAATGCTGACTTTTCATCATACAGTAGCTTCATTTATTAATAGTGATGCGGAATTTTGGCTCTCATTAAACAGTAATATAAATATACTTGGCGGAGCATGGCTCGCATTACATCAGCCAACACAAACTATTCGTCTCTGTTTATTACAAGATATAGAACGAATCGATGCTACTGACTTGGATAATATTCTGGGGAACCTGCAAAAAATAAGAGCTGAACTTCCTTTTCCAGAAACTAAGCCCACCACTTCAGCTTCATCCCACAATATTTTGGTTTGA
- the yfcG gene encoding GSH-dependent disulfide bond oxidoreductase has product MIDLYYAPTPNGHKITLFLEEAGLSYTIHRIDISAGDQFKPEFLAISPNNKIPAIVDQQPIDGGKPIAIFESGAILTYLAEKTGKLLSKDMRERVQSLQWLFWQVGGFGPMLGQNHHFSHFAPEKVPYAINRYQEETKRLYQVLNTQLEKTPYLSGQEYSIADISTYPWVRAYERQSIDLNDYPAVKKWFDAISQRPATQIAYSKI; this is encoded by the coding sequence ATGATCGATCTGTATTATGCTCCAACGCCAAACGGCCATAAAATCACACTCTTCCTGGAAGAAGCTGGCCTTTCCTATACTATTCACCGAATTGATATTAGCGCAGGAGATCAATTCAAGCCTGAATTTCTTGCCATTTCGCCCAATAATAAGATTCCCGCGATTGTTGATCAGCAACCAATCGATGGTGGCAAACCTATCGCTATTTTTGAATCTGGTGCCATTCTTACTTATCTGGCAGAAAAAACGGGCAAGTTACTTAGCAAAGATATGCGTGAGCGTGTCCAAAGCCTGCAATGGCTGTTTTGGCAGGTCGGTGGCTTTGGCCCGATGCTAGGGCAAAATCACCATTTTAGTCATTTCGCACCGGAAAAAGTCCCTTACGCGATTAATCGTTATCAGGAAGAGACAAAGCGCTTGTATCAAGTCCTGAATACCCAATTGGAAAAAACACCCTATCTGAGCGGTCAGGAATACAGTATTGCTGATATCTCAACTTATCCGTGGGTTCGTGCTTATGAACGTCAGAGTATTGATCTGAATGATTATCCGGCAGTGAAAAAATGGTTTGACGCTATCAGTCAGCGCCCCGCTACTCAAATTGCCTACAGTAAAATCTAA